One Cuculus canorus isolate bCucCan1 chromosome 1, bCucCan1.pri, whole genome shotgun sequence DNA segment encodes these proteins:
- the RPS3 gene encoding 40S ribosomal protein S3 has product MAVQISKKRKFVADGIFKAELNEFLTRELAEDGYSGVEVRVTPTRTEIIILATRTQNVLGEKGRRIRELTAVVQKRFGFPEGSVELYAEKVATRGLCAIAQAESLRYKLLGGLAVRRACYGVLRFIMESGAKGCEVVVSGKLRGQRAKSMKFVDGLMIHSGDPVNYYVDTAVRHVLLRQGVLGIKVKIMLPWDPSGKIGPKKPLPDHVSIVEPKEEILPTTPISEQKGGKPEQPAMPQPVPTA; this is encoded by the exons ATGGCGGTGCAGATCTCCAAGAAGCGCAAG TTTGTCGCTGACGGTATCTTCAAAGCTGAGCTGAATGAGTTTCTGACTCGTGAACTGGCTGAAGACGGGTACTCTGGGGTAGAAGTCCGGGTCACTCCAACCAGGACTGAGATTATCATACTTGCCACCAG aactcAAAATGTCCTGGGTGAGAAGGGACGCCGCATCCGGGAGCTGACGGCTGTCGTGCAGAAGAGGTTTGGATTCCCTGAGGGAAGCGTTGAG CTCTATGCCGAGAAGGTGGCCACAAGAGGTCTGTGTGCAATCGCCCAGGCGGAGTCGCTGCGATACAAACTTCTGGGAGGTTTAGCAGTGCGTCG AGCCTGCTATGGTGTCCTCCGCTTCATCATGGAGAGTGGTGCCAAGGGTTGTGAGGTGGTTGTGTCTGGCAAACTCAGAGGTCAGCGTGCCAAGTCCATGAAGTTCGTGGATGGCTTGATGATCCACAGTGGAGACCCAGTGAATTACTACGTTGACACAGCTGTGCGTCACGTCCTTCTCCGGCAGG GAGTACTGGGGATCAAAGTAAAGATTATGCTACCCTGGGACCCGAGTGGAAAGATTGGCCCCAAAAAGCCTCTGCCAGACCATGTCAGCATTGTGGAACCCAAAGAAGAGATCTTGCCCACCACTCCCATTTCAGAGCAGAAGGGTGGCAAACCAGAACAGCCAGCCATGCCTCAGCCGGTTCCCACTGCCTGA